One Nitrospira sp. DNA window includes the following coding sequences:
- a CDS encoding polysaccharide deacetylase family protein, with translation MSLRAWAFLCIGVIGLVAPQLGSAQVIKSGPPSCPGIALTFDLCPVRKGPGFDQALVDYLVQHRIPATFFMSGKWITKHDAEVEQLLGIDYFEVGTHGEVHAHLPMHDADEQREEIHRPVRFLHERYAHDATLFRPPYGEYNDTTVDVVKQLGLRFIQWNIESGDPDPTLSADHILARIEKRAKPGSIVVLHANGKGKQTREVIERLTADVLPRKALKPMTVSDLLACTQKNP, from the coding sequence ATGTCACTTCGAGCATGGGCTTTCCTCTGCATCGGCGTCATCGGACTGGTCGCGCCCCAACTTGGATCAGCCCAAGTCATCAAGTCAGGCCCTCCGTCCTGCCCAGGCATCGCGCTCACCTTCGATCTCTGCCCCGTCAGAAAGGGACCAGGGTTCGATCAGGCCCTGGTGGACTACCTTGTCCAGCACCGGATCCCTGCGACATTTTTCATGTCGGGCAAATGGATCACCAAGCATGATGCCGAGGTCGAGCAGCTGCTCGGCATCGACTACTTTGAAGTCGGCACGCACGGCGAAGTCCATGCGCATCTGCCGATGCACGACGCCGACGAGCAACGCGAAGAAATCCACCGGCCCGTCCGGTTCCTGCATGAACGCTATGCCCATGACGCCACGCTCTTTCGCCCGCCCTATGGCGAATATAACGACACGACCGTAGATGTCGTGAAACAGCTCGGCCTGCGCTTCATTCAATGGAACATCGAATCGGGCGACCCGGATCCCACCCTGTCAGCGGATCACATCCTCGCCCGCATCGAGAAACGCGCAAAACCGGGCAGCATCGTCGTGCTCCATGCCAACGGCAAAGGAAAGCAGACCAGGGAAGTCATCGAGCGGTTGACGGCGGACGTGCTCCCACGCAAAGCCCTGAAACCCATGACGGTCAGTGATCTCCTGGCTTGCACACAAAAGAATCCATGA
- a CDS encoding GNAT family N-acetyltransferase, whose product MSLPTIRAMQQDDRDAVVQLLAGSDPWKTLGYTSADWNRIFSPLPQGREALVALVDGKVAGIALLREKFLLGDYLELLGVASWARGHGLGGQLLGHIEPLVFGRTKNLFACVSDFNTPARAFYKKHGFQEIGPMPDFLIPGSAELLLRKTAGPARKN is encoded by the coding sequence ATGAGCCTCCCAACCATCAGAGCGATGCAGCAGGATGACCGCGACGCGGTGGTGCAGCTCCTCGCCGGCTCCGATCCCTGGAAGACACTCGGCTACACCAGCGCCGATTGGAACCGGATCTTCTCCCCCCTCCCGCAAGGCCGTGAGGCGCTTGTCGCCCTGGTTGATGGGAAGGTGGCCGGCATCGCGTTGCTTCGCGAGAAATTTCTGCTGGGCGATTATCTGGAATTGCTCGGGGTGGCGTCATGGGCAAGAGGCCATGGGCTGGGGGGCCAGTTACTCGGACACATCGAGCCCCTCGTATTTGGACGAACGAAGAACCTCTTCGCCTGCGTCTCCGACTTCAATACGCCCGCCAGAGCCTTCTATAAGAAGCACGGCTTTCAGGAAATCGGCCCCATGCCGGACTTCTTAATCCCGGGAAGCGCCGAGCTGCTGCTGCGAAAGACCGCAGGACCGGCGAG